The region GAGGCGGTTGGCGGTGGCGAGCGGTGTAGAGTGCTTGGCCGCCGGCGGTGGTGATTGGCTGTGGTGATGATGGGTTTGGTGAGCTCCGGGTGAAAGCCTTGCTCGACCTTGGTCGATGCCGGCATCGACGGTGTCCTAGGACGTCGTTTCCTTGTTGGAGGCGACGTCGTGGAGCCCCTTCACCTCCCTCGTCAACTCAGCCACAGACTCTTCGGGTGAAAATCCAAACTTCGGCCTTGGCCTAAGTGGGCGTCGGCGGCGTTCCTCGTCGCTTCCCTTTTGGGGGCGACACCTTTGGAGGTCCGGTCCTTCATCTGCTGGTGGTGGCTCTGTGGCTTTGCAATTTCGTCATCGGCTAGGCGAGTGCGCAGCCTCGGGGCCGGTGTGGAAGTCGGAGCGGCGGCTCCGGGTATCTCCTTCGTGTGGTGGTTGGCTTTGGTCGCCAGGGTGACATGGTCATTGACTAGGTGGGTTCGCGGCCTCGGGGCCGGAGTGGAAGTCGGTGCGGCGGCGCCGGAGATCTCGTGTGCGTAGGGTGTTGGCTTTGGCCTCTAGGGCGGCGGAGCCATCCACTAGGCTGGTGCGTGGCCTCGGGGCCGGTGTGGATGTCGGAGCGGCGGCTCCGGAGCCTAGTGTTCTGTTGTAGGGTGTCGTCTCTGGTCACTTGGGTGACAGTGTCGTCGACTCGAGTGGTGCGCAGCCTCGGGGCTGGCGTGTGCGTGTATCGCAGATGTATCGGTTTTCGGCCAGTTTTCCTTATAAACTagtcaattctcttcttcttaatgaaAAGGCAGAGCTCCTTCCGGTTGCTCGGAAAAAAAAGAGCACCTCATTTATTATCTCATATCCTATTGAACAAACTAAATACAACTTATTGGAGTTGTTGTATGTTAaagtgttggttgatgacatggcatatttTACCAACTATCTAACATACAAACTGTTGGGATGCTCTCAGTGTTGCTCGAGGAAGCTGCAAAAACAAATTGCGCGCAGATCTCGACAAAAGCTGCGCCCCAGGAGGCCAGGACGAGACCTGCCTGCCTCGCCGGCAAGAAAGACCGGTGGACTGCGAGGTCCAATGAAATCTTTGAGTTGATCCTTCAACGCTCAACCGCAACAGCAGCTGCAAGCCTGCAATCTCGAGTTGGTTCCCCCCATGATACGAAAACCTGCACGATCCACGAGCTAGCTAAACAAACCTGGCTGGCAACCTCCTTGGCTAGTTAAACAGCTCAATAATCTCGTATTTTTATCTAGCTGCATCCTTGAGCTTGAAGTTTTAAAGGCTGCAAATGGCTGCACGCGCAAACAAGATCTGCAAGTGCGCGCGCGAGTCCACTGTTCACGGATGCACCACAGCTCAAGATTGGCCTCCCGTTCCCGTATGGCACTTGATAACTTGGAGGGGGCCTCCAGATTTTTAACCTCTGGTCTGTATTTTCTTTTCTTCATCTCGTGTCCGAGAAAAATATCACGTACAGTACACTGCACGACAGGCATTTGTGTCTATTAACCATGTGGGGCATCTGTCTCGTATGTTGGCAAAAAGCCTGGCGCGCTAATAATCAGCACTAACACAATAATTAGCGCCATCTTATACTCACACAAGTACAGCCGGAATATATTTCAAGTATTTTTGAAAGTTTTCAAATACGGCTACATTTCTGGCCTTCACAAAATATCACAACTTACATCGACAGGGACGTTCCATTACTCGGGACCTGGTCGACCTCGCCCGGACATAGCACGAACGCCGTCGTTTTCCTCTCGGTAGAGTCCGACCCGTGGGCGCACCGGACCACGCACCATATATACGAGCCTTCCACTCCTTTCTTCACACAACTCGCTCGCTCTCCTCGCAGCACCAAAAGCAGCAACCAAGCTCACCACCAACATCTCTGCTCAGCATTTTGCTCGAAAGTCACCTACCTACACACACATACCAATATACCATGGCGCCATCAGTGGCCTGCTCCTTCTTCTTCGACAATGAGCTGCTCGGCGAGCCCGGCATGCCAGCGATGGACGCGTGCGCGCTCTGCGCCAAGCCGCTGGCGCGCGACCACGACGTCTTCATGTACAGAGGGGACACGCCCTACTGCAGCGAGGAGTGCCGCCACGAGCAGATGCACCTCGACGCCGTCTATGCCAAGCAGGCCGCGCGGAGGCAGCAGCGGTTCTCGGCGGGGACGGAGTCCCACCGTGGGCAGCGGCAGTCCAGCAAGGTGTCCGTCGCGAGCTAAGCGGCCGGCCTGGCCGAGGAAAGTTTTGTTCGAATAGACAAGATCTGAATTCTGAAGAAAACAACATCCGTGGGCATCTGATGTCTCCGTCTCTCCGGCCGCTGCGGAGGAAGCATCAGGTGGCACGAAGCATAGGTGCCTGTAGCTTCCCATACATGTCCATGGCAAGCTGATTAAGCTGCCGGATGAAATTGTACTTGTTCTCGGTCGGCCTGTCCTGTGCCGATGAATTATTTGATtagaaacaaaaaaacagaaagaaaaatttGGATCGCTCGTCTGCACAATCTCTTATATTTGTTCCCCTTGATGGTTGACAGTCTGCTAGAGCAGTGTCGATGTAAACAATTCAACGCAATCGATATAATTATCATTAGGGATGTAAACGGATCGGTTTGGATCGGATAATGCCTTCATCATATCCTTTAGCATATTTTTTTGTCGGATTCGGAGCGGATCGGATAATGACCGGAAGCGGATTCGAATACGGATTATATCGGACTACGGAAGCGGCGCGGACTCGGActgaaaacgaaaaaaaaaactATGTACATATTTTCCATAATATCTATCATGATCTATGTAAAGAAGAACAGTATATAAGTAAGCAATCATTTTTTACTGATCAATGAAATTAATAGCTTACACGCTGCAGCAAGCAAGACACTAGACATCATAGGTTCATAGTGTTCTCTAGTCCATAATAATATTTTGTTTAAATATTAGGTAAGTGAGCTTGTACAGTATGTGTTCTCAAGTCAATTGGCTACGCTTGTACGTACATGTGATGTGTACAGTCGTACCAGCTATTAGGGTTGGGGTTATATGATATTTATATGTGGTGATTTTAATCAGTGGCCTAATTTGTTATTTGGGCTTGTCGATCCGACTAAATTTATTGCATAATCCTATTTGATAACACCGGATAATCCGCAAAAATACCGGATAATCCACATCCGCCGGATATTATCGATACCATATCCATTACCATACTCGTCGGATATCCGGTGGACCAAAATCCGTATCCGCATCTGTATCCGTCGGATTTGTGGAAGTGCATACCATATCCTTAAAAACGGATGCGGATGTGGATTCAGAACGGAAATTATCCGTACCATTTACCTAATTATCATTACCCTGAATTTTGTGATATTCACATCAATCTGGACAAATAATGCAAGTTATTATACAAATGCACACTTGTGTTGTTTGGCCATTTCCAACGCAAATCCCTAAAATGAACACGGTATCCATCCGCGTCCGCGGACACTAATATTGGAGCCGATCATTCAACcatagaagagatgaactagggtttgagaggagatggtgctggtgaagatgttgatggagatttaccccctctcgatgagaggatcgatggtgataacgatggcgatgatttccccctcccggagggatgtttccccggtagaatagctccgccggagccctagattggtcctgcccaggttccgcctcgagacggcggcgcttcggtccgaaagcttccttctaattttttccagggcaaaagacaccatatagcagaagatggacgtccggGGCCTGCCAggtgccccacgaggcagggggcgcgcccaccacccttgtggATGACTGgtagccccctctggtgctttcttcgcctaatatttttaatatatttcaaaactgatcttcgtggagtttcaggacttttagagttatgcataataggtctctaatatttgctcatttttcaacctagaattccagctgccggcattcttcctcttcatgtaaatcttataAAATAATagagaaaagacataagtattgtgatataatgtgtagtaacagcccataatgaaataaatattgatataaaagcatgatgcaaaatggacgtatcaatgacgTCCCCGGAGGAAATGACGAGAGAGAGGAGTAATGTGCCGGTCCTGGCNNNNNNNNNNNNNNNNNNNNNNNNNNNNNNNNNNNNNNNNNNNNNNNNNNNNNNNNNNNNNNNNNNNNNNNNNNNNNNNNNNNNNNNNNNNNNNNNNNNNNNNNNNNNNNNNNNNNNNNNNNNNNNNNNNNNNNNNNNNNNNNNNNNNNNNNNNNNNNNNNNNNNNNNNNNNNNNNNNNNNNNNNNNNNNNNNggaggaagaagagtggatagAGCAAATGAATTTGGTAGGTTGAGAGGGTGGATTTGATGCAATTTAAGATGGGGTAGGGCTGTCAGGTACGACGTGGCGGATGTGCCCGGGCGCCCCATATCCGCCATAGATTTAGGCTAGATATGAGGGGTGCCAGTTAGCACGAACGTCTGAGCTGTCCGTCTTGGTCGCATTTATGTGACCAGTTAGTGACCGGACAGTCCCGTCCAGACATTTCAAACGGGTTTAATGCATCCGGGGCTCTAACCCTAAGATAAACATGGTTGAATTGGACCCCTTGAAATATAGGCGAACCAAGATTTACAAGGTGTGAAGCGAGTAGGCAAAACGGAGGaaaatatcacacacgcacacgtgAGATTGGTTGAGCACGTCTGTTTATATTCTTTTGTGTACGTCTCTCTCGCCACTCATCGCTGAGTCAGAGCCACGAGGAGATGATGCATCATGGCTTGGCGCGTTAGTTGGCGTCGACATGCAACGAATGAAGTGCCCCGTCACCACCAAGTAGCCTGTGACTCGTTTGAGTATACAGCAACAGCTAGCGTGCACGCCCTcctttagagcaactctagcagaccccgcattccGCTCCGGCCCGCAAAATAACCGTCAAATTACGGGTCGGGGCCGAAAAACCTGCAGGATCAGACCCTGCATCCTGCCCCGGCCCGTAAATTTTTTTGCGGGGCGCAGCAAATCTTCTCCTCCAACCTCTATCTTCACGGGCTGGGAGGCCGACCCGAGCTCAAACCCTAACCGCGGCGAGATTTGGCGGGAGGAACATTTCCACGCACCCTTTCCCGCTCCCCGCATcctccgccaccattgcccccCTCCGCAAGCTCTGGTGCTTCCTCCCCAGCCGTCCCTCGCCGCCATGGACGACCCCATGCTGTCCCCCGTCACCGTCGAGGTCGCGCACGCTCCTTCCCCTCGGGCTGATCTCGTCGCCGACCATGTTGGCCCCGCCGCCGTCGCACAAGCAAACGTCGCGCATGCCTgcaagcggcagggcaacgtgCTCGTGCAGGGCGGGAATCCGGCTGGCCCCGCCGCGATGGCCCGCGCTCCGGGCGCCAACGCCACAGTGTGATCCTGGCCGGCGGCGGAGAAGGTCGGCAAGGCCGCGGGCGGAAAGCGGAGGAAGGTTCCGGCTGCAAAGAAGCCACCTTCTTCATCCTCTCACTCCGTCCCGGAAAGAGGTGCTCCAGCGATGCCGTCCAACAGTGTCCCTCCCCCCGCAagcgaggtgttcgacgaaatggccggaaggtatgcCTCTTCGGTCTTGGCGATTTCCTTTCATTTCCACGATTATTCTCGATAGCCCGTGACTTGTTATCATTCGATatagcggtggttcgaacaatgcaacAGCTGACTCCGTGAACTTGTTGGACATGAACACggttgacattgatcaagcccctTTCGAACCATTCGACTACAATCAAACGGAGGGTGGCGTGGATGATCATGGTTGTGCGGACGAATTGGAGGAGATCGAAGCGGAAGCGTATGAGCAATTGTAAGCAAAAACCAGGAAAAGCCAAAGATCGAAGAACTACAAAATCTTCGAAGATCAAGCTTTGATCCAAGCATGGAGTGTggtgtctcttgatgcatgcacgggtacttcccaaaccgccaagagatattggcaaaggatcgaagatCAATATTTCCGCATTATGGCAAAGCATCCCAATAGGACTCCACGCACATTTCGGTCGCTTCAAGGGCGTTGGGAGAATATCAAACCTATGTGTagccgttgggcagcttgcttggagcaagtacgcGATGCACCTCCAAGTGGCACCGTGGAGTCCGACTATGTGAGTTTGTTTTGCCTTTTGTTCAAGTTGTGCATCATCATATTGCATCATGGGAAATGATTGGATCATTTTGTTTACATTGTGTAGGACAAGATTTCTCAACATAGATACAAGGACATGGAAGCTTCGGAAGGCCGATTCTTCAAACTAGAGTATTGTTGGGAGTTGCTCCAAAAGtgcgagaagtggaagttgatcgacaaagaatccccaccaaagagaggctcacttacaaacatggatgaagatgaggatgatgatggaccaagaaatttgcacaagcccgatggcgacaagaagactaaggagaagatgaagagagagCAAGAAGCATCGAGTTTGAGGTagaagattgatgccatggtgcaatcCAACGAGTCGATATTGTTGAAGTAGTTGGAGATCAAGAAAGAattggccgagaagaaggcaaaGGAGAAGCAAGAAAAGTGGCAATTGCTCAAGGAAGAGGGCTGCGCAAAGCTgccattgaggagagaagagcACGCGTCGCTGAAAACAAGTCCATGTCCATGTTGCTCGCCGAAGAGAACAAGGTCATGTCAATGAACCGGAGTGACATGGACGACCTCACCAAAACATTGCATGATATGGCAAGGAAAGAAATCTTGAAGAGAAGAATGGTCGCGTCGGCCGGTCCGTGTT is a window of Triticum dicoccoides isolate Atlit2015 ecotype Zavitan chromosome 2B, WEW_v2.0, whole genome shotgun sequence DNA encoding:
- the LOC119368331 gene encoding FCS-Like Zinc finger 2-like, with the translated sequence MAPSVACSFFFDNELLGEPGMPAMDACALCAKPLARDHDVFMYRGDTPYCSEECRHEQMHLDAVYAKQAARRQQRFSAGTESHRGQRQSSKVSVAS